The Ignavibacteriales bacterium genome includes a window with the following:
- a CDS encoding response regulator, whose product MNKQSLHVLVADDDHPYCVLLKKALTGHGHSVVVCNSADDAFHRLQKEQFDIALLDYKMEGTSGINVLQWMYGKKMDIPAILITGYGSEEIYEEAYKWGASEYFVKGEMDTVRIPVMVEQVYSKHRARKERLK is encoded by the coding sequence ATGAATAAACAATCACTTCATGTCCTTGTGGCGGATGACGATCATCCTTATTGCGTTCTTTTAAAAAAGGCTCTTACTGGACATGGACATTCCGTTGTAGTTTGTAATTCAGCAGATGACGCGTTTCATCGTTTGCAAAAAGAACAATTCGATATTGCTCTCTTGGACTATAAAATGGAAGGCACCAGCGGTATTAATGTCCTGCAATGGATGTACGGGAAGAAAATGGATATTCCGGCGATTCTCATTACGGGTTATGGGTCTGAAGAAATTTATGAAGAAGCGTATAAATGGGGAGCATCAGAGTACTTCGTAAAAGGGGAAATGGATACGGTACGAATTCCTGTTATGGTAGAACAAGTATACAGTAAACATCGAGCGCGAAAAGAAAGATTAAAATAA
- a CDS encoding LptF/LptG family permease: MKILDRYIIRQFLIVFIFGLLAFIAIFIIIDMMEKLDDFIDAQAPTSTIVQYYIASIPDIVKLMIPVAVLLSALFVTGRLSSQNELAAIKSSGTSLYRIMAPFLIVTFIICFASIYLNGWIVPYANQKKFYIERTHLNRSSQPIVRYNILFQEGKTRIVSISYYDTQAKCARQISIQDFDSNDITVLRHRYDALQMQWVQQNGDDVQKGNWVLLHGTTRAFLDSTQTLVAFDSLKVGKLSLTPSDMEKKQRTPDEMDYYELREFIANQQRAGQDIARWLVEYHFKLAFPFASIIMVLFGVPFAASRPRTGAALGFGIATAVTFIYLGFMKASQVFGYNGDLNPLFTAWLANIIFLIAGIVNLLRVQK; this comes from the coding sequence GTGAAAATACTCGACCGCTACATCATTCGACAGTTTCTTATCGTATTTATTTTCGGATTACTCGCTTTCATTGCCATTTTTATTATTATTGATATGATGGAGAAGTTGGATGATTTCATAGACGCGCAAGCACCGACAAGCACCATTGTGCAATACTACATTGCTTCAATCCCTGATATCGTCAAGTTGATGATCCCTGTTGCCGTACTGCTTTCGGCATTGTTTGTAACCGGCCGGCTTTCCAGTCAGAACGAACTCGCTGCCATCAAATCCAGCGGAACCAGTTTGTATCGAATCATGGCACCTTTTCTCATCGTAACATTCATCATCTGTTTTGCGTCCATCTATCTCAATGGTTGGATAGTTCCATATGCCAATCAAAAAAAATTCTATATAGAACGCACTCACTTGAACCGTTCCAGCCAACCAATTGTTCGATATAATATTCTTTTTCAAGAAGGCAAAACACGCATCGTTTCCATCAGTTACTATGATACACAAGCCAAGTGCGCTCGGCAAATCAGCATTCAGGATTTTGATAGTAATGATATAACCGTTTTACGGCATCGATACGATGCACTCCAAATGCAATGGGTACAACAGAATGGAGATGATGTACAAAAAGGGAACTGGGTGCTGCTTCACGGAACCACTCGCGCTTTCCTCGATTCTACGCAAACTCTTGTGGCATTCGATAGCTTAAAGGTGGGGAAGCTTTCATTAACCCCATCTGACATGGAAAAAAAGCAACGGACACCTGATGAGATGGATTATTATGAATTGCGTGAATTTATTGCTAATCAGCAACGTGCAGGACAAGATATAGCCCGCTGGTTAGTGGAGTATCATTTCAAGCTCGCATTCCCATTTGCAAGTATTATTATGGTGCTCTTCGGTGTGCCATTTGCAGCGAGCAGACCGCGCACCGGCGCGGCGCTTGGATTCGGCATTGCTACCGCCGTTACTTTCATTTATCTCGGTTTTATGAAAGCGAGTCAAGTATTTGGCTACAACGGCGATCTTAACCCGCTTTTTACTGCATGGCTTGCCAACATTATTTTTCTTATCGCTGGCATTGTTAATCTCTTGAGAGTTCAAAAATAG
- a CDS encoding LptF/LptG family permease yields the protein MYILWRHILRMHIGPFIFSVVLMMCIFLLQFLMKYLDQLTGKGLSAAVIAELITLNLAWMLVLAVPMGVLVATLMAFGGLASTNEITSMRASGVSLYRMIAPVIAASIMICLLLISFNNDVLPDANHRTKVLMNDISHKKPTLTLVPGMFIQLLQGHSILVRKTFEHSNDLEGVTILDYSKPMMTSTITAHRGTISFSTDYRKLVMDLSDGEIHQVNNQFKSQYRVIRFQRHRIVMDAEGFNFQRSLETDISRGDREMSVQRMSHNVDSIRTLQASTEHHLKELTGKQQDEIFNVKKSIEPSEIYTTPLKGIKADPSQQAAIRSDLFMINNYERAVRSYLVEIHKKFSIPFACIVFVFIGAPLGIMSRRGTFGMGASLSLGFFVFYWACLKGGENLADRGFFDPWIGMWIANIILGSIGLYLTVRTARENPTIDWSVLARLIPKSWRSDSHSPEES from the coding sequence ATGTATATTCTTTGGCGACATATCCTCCGTATGCACATCGGACCATTTATCTTCTCCGTTGTTTTGATGATGTGCATATTTCTCCTTCAATTCCTTATGAAGTATCTCGACCAGTTGACGGGGAAAGGATTAAGTGCTGCAGTTATTGCCGAATTGATTACTCTCAATCTTGCCTGGATGCTTGTGCTGGCTGTACCGATGGGCGTCCTTGTAGCGACGCTGATGGCATTCGGCGGATTGGCTTCTACAAACGAAATTACTTCAATGAGGGCAAGCGGTGTAAGTCTCTACCGAATGATTGCACCGGTGATCGCTGCATCCATAATGATCTGTCTTCTTTTGATCAGCTTCAATAACGATGTATTGCCGGATGCTAATCACCGTACGAAAGTGTTAATGAACGATATTTCCCATAAAAAGCCAACCTTAACCTTGGTGCCTGGAATGTTCATTCAATTGCTGCAGGGACACAGTATTTTAGTGAGAAAAACATTCGAACATTCCAATGATCTCGAAGGTGTAACCATCCTCGACTATTCCAAACCGATGATGACTTCCACAATCACAGCGCACCGGGGAACGATTTCATTCTCTACAGATTATCGAAAGCTTGTCATGGATTTATCGGATGGCGAAATACATCAGGTCAATAATCAATTTAAAAGCCAGTACCGCGTTATCCGATTTCAAAGACATCGGATTGTCATGGATGCCGAGGGATTCAACTTCCAGCGCTCTCTCGAAACCGATATTTCTCGTGGTGATCGTGAAATGAGTGTACAAAGGATGTCGCATAATGTGGACAGCATCCGAACATTGCAAGCAAGTACCGAACATCATCTAAAAGAACTTACGGGGAAACAGCAGGATGAAATTTTCAATGTTAAGAAATCCATTGAACCCTCCGAGATTTACACAACGCCCCTCAAAGGAATAAAAGCAGATCCTTCTCAACAAGCGGCAATTCGTTCTGATCTTTTTATGATCAATAATTATGAACGGGCTGTGCGCTCATATTTAGTGGAGATTCATAAAAAATTTTCTATTCCATTTGCATGTATTGTTTTCGTATTTATTGGCGCACCGCTTGGCATTATGTCAAGGCGTGGAACATTCGGCATGGGCGCGAGTCTTAGCTTGGGATTTTTTGTATTTTATTGGGCGTGCCTGAAAGGTGGTGAGAATCTCGCAGATCGTGGTTTTTTTGATCCCTGGATCGGAATGTGGATCGCGAATATTATTTTAGGATCCATTGGATTGTATTTGACTGTGCGAACTGCTCGAGAGAACCCCACTATTGATTGGTCGGTCCTTGCCCGGTTGATTCCAAAATCATGGCGTTCGGATTCTCATTCGCCGGAGGAATCGTGA
- a CDS encoding PAS domain S-box protein, which yields MGSTRRGTVETMLNPKILIVEDENIVAKDLQKRLMNLGYDIVGIVSTGEEAIKKAIATLPDLVLMDVRLKGEMDGIETASALRFQYGIAVVFLSAYADNDTLKRASKTEPFGYILKPFEERELHTTIEMALYRRELERRFKENETWYGTTLRSIGEAVISTDTLGTIKFMNTAAENLTGWKMSEVLGEDLLKVFRTVEKTIKPHFTNQIEQILKNKITAVLKNHATLVSREGKEIPIDESASPIKDELGNTVGVVLVFQDVSDRKRVQEALKTSQEYAQNIINSSLDMIIAVDKNLNIIEFNKEAEDTFGYTRNELLGKHVSILYADPEESNKVHKTTVEQSRYVQEVVNKRKNGELFQSLLSSSVLRNVKGEMIGVMGVSRDITEKKYADQALRESEERYRALVELSPDPIAVHIGGTLVFVNTAAVKIFAARSANDLIGRSVIELVHPDYRIIVKDRILQMSQQGKRVPTIEEKFIRLDGTIFEAEVAAMPFLWQGKPAIQVVLRDVTERIKAEQAMRGSEAKYRSLVENVLDGVYQATPDGEILTANPALARMLGYESETDLLLLNAEKELYINSEERRQYLRLLNKGERAKNTEFKLRRKDGQIIDVLENARVVRSRLGDILYYEGTITDITELKNVQEALRISEERFRAFIEQSAEAIWCFESSEPMPISLSEERQIKYLMEVGCLKECNDTMARMYGLESAEQLLGAKVKDLLDPADPTNVEYLRSFIRSNYRLVNAESHEIDKNEKSKYFLNNMIGVVEGEKLVRVWGTQRDITVEKQAGLMKDVIFRIAQVQDTSQTLDDLYSEVHRLIQEVMPAKNFYIALYDKEKDLLSFPYFVDEVDRPHPPQKLGKGLTEYVLKTGKSLLYTPAVDEELTKRGEIELVGVQSKIWLGVPLIIDEQVVGVLAVQDYSDVNRLGPEQQHMVEFVSIQIAKAIDRKSNLTALKKIEQRYLGFLEANTIGHFIANADGIVIDCNLAFMHLLNFSTHDELITAHIDIMGTSKRVKDNLMKRLQKTSEVMDFEVKLTSASGKTIPVVANYIKTQDSSGMLVRIKGAVIPKRLKK from the coding sequence ATGGGGAGCACTAGAAGAGGGACAGTAGAAACAATGTTAAATCCAAAAATATTAATTGTCGAAGATGAAAACATTGTGGCGAAAGATCTTCAGAAACGACTGATGAATCTCGGATACGACATTGTGGGCATCGTTTCGACGGGCGAAGAAGCAATTAAGAAAGCGATTGCAACATTGCCCGATTTAGTATTAATGGATGTCCGCTTGAAGGGAGAGATGGATGGTATTGAAACAGCTTCAGCACTTCGGTTTCAGTATGGCATTGCTGTTGTGTTCCTGAGTGCATATGCGGATAACGATACACTCAAACGTGCTAGTAAAACGGAACCGTTCGGATACATTCTCAAACCATTTGAAGAACGTGAACTTCATACGACTATCGAGATGGCCCTCTATAGAAGAGAACTGGAGCGAAGGTTCAAAGAGAATGAAACTTGGTATGGTACAACACTTCGAAGCATCGGCGAAGCTGTTATTTCTACCGATACGTTGGGTACTATCAAGTTTATGAATACCGCCGCGGAAAATCTTACGGGTTGGAAAATGAGCGAAGTGCTTGGGGAGGATTTGCTGAAAGTATTCCGAACCGTGGAAAAAACAATAAAACCTCACTTTACAAATCAGATCGAGCAAATTTTAAAGAACAAAATTACAGCAGTATTGAAAAATCATGCCACGCTTGTTTCGCGCGAAGGAAAAGAAATTCCCATTGACGAAAGTGCATCGCCAATTAAAGATGAACTCGGAAATACCGTTGGAGTGGTGTTGGTTTTTCAGGATGTGTCGGATCGTAAGCGGGTTCAAGAAGCACTGAAAACCTCGCAGGAATATGCACAGAACATCATCAATAGTTCGCTTGATATGATTATTGCCGTTGATAAAAATCTCAACATCATCGAGTTCAACAAAGAGGCTGAAGACACGTTCGGTTATACTCGTAACGAACTCTTGGGAAAACATGTGAGTATCCTCTATGCTGATCCGGAGGAAAGCAATAAGGTACATAAAACGACAGTGGAACAAAGCCGCTATGTGCAGGAAGTGGTGAACAAACGAAAAAATGGCGAATTATTTCAGAGTTTACTATCATCATCTGTTCTGCGAAACGTAAAAGGTGAAATGATTGGTGTGATGGGAGTGTCTCGCGATATTACAGAAAAAAAATACGCTGATCAGGCGTTACGTGAAAGCGAGGAACGATACCGTGCGCTTGTCGAGCTCTCACCTGATCCGATTGCTGTTCATATAGGCGGCACGTTAGTGTTTGTCAATACAGCCGCGGTGAAAATATTTGCCGCGAGGTCAGCTAACGATTTAATCGGACGGTCAGTCATAGAATTGGTTCATCCAGATTATCGTATTATTGTTAAAGATCGCATCCTGCAAATGTCACAGCAGGGAAAACGCGTACCAACTATTGAAGAGAAATTTATCCGGCTGGATGGCACAATATTTGAAGCAGAGGTCGCGGCAATGCCGTTTTTGTGGCAAGGGAAGCCCGCTATTCAAGTTGTTCTGCGCGATGTCACGGAGCGAATAAAAGCAGAACAAGCTATGCGTGGTTCAGAAGCGAAGTACCGATCGCTCGTTGAAAACGTGCTCGATGGCGTTTATCAAGCAACTCCGGATGGAGAAATTTTAACGGCAAATCCAGCATTGGCTCGTATGCTTGGGTATGAATCTGAAACCGATTTGCTGCTTCTCAATGCTGAAAAGGAACTTTACATAAATTCGGAAGAACGGAGACAGTACTTAAGACTTCTTAATAAAGGAGAGCGAGCTAAGAACACGGAGTTTAAACTTCGACGAAAAGATGGTCAGATTATCGATGTGTTAGAAAATGCCAGAGTGGTTCGAAGCCGGCTTGGTGATATTCTCTATTATGAAGGAACGATTACAGATATCACAGAATTGAAGAATGTGCAGGAAGCATTGCGAATCAGCGAAGAACGCTTCCGTGCATTCATCGAACAAAGCGCCGAGGCAATTTGGTGTTTTGAATCTTCTGAACCAATGCCGATCAGTTTATCCGAAGAGAGACAAATTAAGTACTTAATGGAAGTTGGGTGCTTGAAAGAATGCAACGATACAATGGCGAGAATGTACGGTCTCGAATCTGCCGAGCAACTCCTAGGAGCGAAAGTGAAAGATTTGCTTGATCCGGCAGATCCGACAAATGTTGAATATCTACGCTCATTCATTCGCTCGAATTATCGGCTCGTCAATGCTGAGTCCCACGAAATTGATAAGAATGAAAAATCGAAGTATTTCTTGAATAATATGATTGGTGTTGTCGAAGGAGAAAAACTTGTGCGTGTGTGGGGCACACAGCGGGATATTACGGTAGAGAAGCAAGCTGGATTGATGAAGGATGTTATTTTTCGAATTGCGCAGGTACAAGATACAAGTCAAACTTTGGATGATCTCTATTCGGAAGTTCACCGGTTAATCCAAGAAGTGATGCCGGCTAAAAATTTCTACATCGCTTTGTATGATAAGGAAAAAGATCTCTTAAGCTTTCCATACTTTGTGGATGAAGTTGATAGACCGCATCCTCCACAGAAGTTAGGAAAAGGATTAACGGAGTATGTTTTAAAGACTGGTAAATCGCTGCTCTATACACCGGCAGTAGATGAGGAATTGACGAAGCGGGGTGAGATTGAGCTTGTGGGCGTGCAATCGAAAATATGGCTTGGTGTGCCGCTCATTATCGATGAACAAGTGGTGGGCGTCCTTGCTGTACAGGATTACTCCGATGTGAACCGACTCGGTCCAGAACAACAACATATGGTGGAATTCGTATCTATTCAGATTGCAAAAGCAATAGATCGAAAAAGTAATTTAACTGCACTGAAGAAAATTGAACAACGCTATCTGGGATTTCTAGAAGCGAATACCATCGGTCATTTTATCGCAAATGCAGATGGAATTGTAATTGATTGCAATCTTGCATTCATGCATCTATTGAATTTTAGTACCCATGATGAACTGATCACTGCGCACATCGATATTATGGGCACTTCCAAGCGGGTAAAGGACAATCTGATGAAACGATTACAGAAAACATCAGAAGTAATGGATTTTGAAGTGAAACTGACAAGCGCATCAGGGAAAACTATTCCCGTTGTTGCAAATTATATAAAAACTCAAGATAGCAGTGGTATGTTGGTGCGGATCAAAGGAGCAGTAATTCCTAAAAGGTTGAAGAAATAA
- a CDS encoding PAS domain S-box protein has translation MTKEINEKERLQELHEYDILDTQPETEFDVLTSIASQICAVPIALINLVDTERVWLKSKVGFDGQEMPRSQSFCTEAIKQKELLVVEDTEKDARFSSLPVVKHGPKFRFYAGAPLISPQGHVLGTLCILDTKPRTLTEKQRSALQELSQLVVSQLEMRRIVRRLKTTLTEKERVEQELRNSQQEYKRIFDSANELIYRTDENGFITFFNPAATQLLKYQQNELVGHHYRELIQPSYRKSVEKFYGVQFLKRIPVTSREVPALAKDGTIVWLGQNVQLLFQKEKIIGFSVVARDITEKKRIDDRVAESERRLLSIVNTVNEGITLSDESGFFEVFNPRMEELTGYSLNEANDHPDFNRLLTSTENEYQRILSTQKELWSTGRVKESEITIRTKFDEKKILLMSSSLVNYNGRKMVLSAYRDITEYRKAEQAIQISSKRFRIFFENNPIPTWVFDLESCQFLEVNNAAVNHYGYSKEEFLAMNIMDLRPPEDTESVKEELEIIKTRDSSTIQGKHCLKDGAVIDVHLSWHNLDYDNHRAVLVVAQDITESKRAQEELRQAKEAAEIANKAKSEFLANMSHEIRTPMNGVIGTISLLAETQLTAEQQEYVETIRLSGDALLNVINDILDLSKIESNEIELEEHPFRIETCIEETFDLFAVQADQKNIDLVYWIDDKVPQVVMVDATRLRQVLVNLVSNAIKFTDHGEIHIIVSKASEKNGKFELLFSVRDTGIGIPSDRIHKLFKPFSQVDTSSTRRYGGSGLGLAICARAVALLDGHIWVESNSAEGSTFKFTITVSELLIDFQGQNLCPPLINKTMKALVIDDNKTCRQIIENLLVDWGLIVRSAATAEESLAFMKDNEPFDVVVAEQAPTDYSGKLVKEKIRKANGKPDVAFIIVAIRSKRDQIVRTNNEILQVVLKPVRHRVLYDSLAVSLKQLKGVPLSSSSVSISPEKRLTLPPMNILIAEDNAINQKLIVRVLKILGEEVDIANNGLEALNAVHKKKYDIVLMDIQMPEMDGYDAAQRIRTEVSKDHQPIIIAMTANALQGDREKCLEVGMNDYMSKPIMIDEVRRIIKKWYETIHGTF, from the coding sequence ATGACAAAAGAAATAAACGAAAAAGAACGGCTTCAAGAACTTCACGAGTACGATATTCTTGATACTCAACCTGAGACTGAATTCGATGTGCTGACCTCCATAGCATCGCAGATTTGCGCTGTACCAATTGCACTTATCAATCTCGTGGATACGGAGAGAGTGTGGCTCAAATCGAAGGTGGGATTTGATGGACAAGAAATGCCGCGCAGTCAATCGTTCTGTACCGAAGCAATTAAACAAAAAGAATTACTTGTCGTTGAAGATACAGAAAAAGATGCTCGGTTCTCGTCTTTGCCGGTTGTAAAGCACGGTCCAAAGTTTCGTTTCTATGCCGGAGCACCGCTCATAAGTCCACAAGGACATGTACTTGGCACACTTTGTATCTTGGATACAAAACCCCGCACCTTGACAGAAAAACAACGATCTGCTCTTCAAGAATTGAGTCAGCTTGTGGTCTCACAGCTTGAGATGCGCCGTATTGTTCGACGGTTGAAAACAACATTGACTGAAAAAGAACGCGTAGAGCAGGAGTTGAGGAACAGCCAGCAAGAATATAAACGCATTTTCGACTCGGCAAACGAACTCATTTATCGAACGGATGAGAACGGCTTCATTACTTTCTTTAATCCAGCTGCAACCCAATTGTTAAAATATCAGCAAAATGAACTCGTTGGACATCATTACCGGGAATTAATTCAACCGTCGTACCGTAAGTCTGTTGAAAAATTTTATGGGGTACAGTTTCTCAAGAGAATACCGGTCACCTCTCGTGAAGTGCCGGCTCTGGCAAAAGATGGCACTATTGTGTGGCTTGGGCAGAATGTGCAACTGTTGTTTCAAAAAGAAAAGATCATAGGATTTTCTGTCGTTGCTCGTGATATCACCGAAAAAAAACGTATCGATGATCGTGTCGCAGAAAGTGAACGCAGATTATTGAGTATTGTCAATACGGTGAATGAGGGAATCACTTTGAGCGATGAAAGTGGATTCTTCGAAGTATTTAATCCTCGTATGGAAGAACTCACCGGCTATTCCTTGAACGAAGCAAACGACCATCCTGATTTCAACAGATTACTTACTTCAACTGAAAATGAATATCAAAGGATTCTTTCAACACAGAAGGAATTATGGAGCACAGGCAGAGTAAAGGAATCTGAAATAACAATTCGTACAAAATTCGACGAAAAGAAAATTCTTTTGATGTCTTCTTCATTGGTGAACTATAATGGCCGAAAGATGGTGTTGAGTGCCTACCGTGATATTACGGAGTACAGGAAAGCGGAGCAGGCAATACAAATAAGTTCCAAACGATTCCGCATATTCTTTGAAAACAATCCTATCCCTACGTGGGTGTTCGACCTTGAATCCTGCCAATTTCTCGAGGTGAACAACGCGGCTGTCAATCACTATGGATATTCAAAAGAAGAATTTCTCGCAATGAACATTATGGATCTTCGTCCTCCCGAAGATACCGAGAGCGTAAAAGAGGAGCTTGAAATAATTAAAACGAGAGATTCCAGTACGATACAGGGCAAACATTGCCTCAAGGATGGCGCTGTCATTGACGTACACCTTTCTTGGCATAATTTGGATTATGACAATCACCGAGCTGTGCTGGTTGTTGCGCAAGATATTACTGAATCCAAACGGGCACAAGAAGAACTTCGACAAGCGAAGGAAGCGGCGGAAATCGCGAATAAAGCAAAAAGCGAATTTCTTGCCAATATGAGTCACGAAATACGAACACCGATGAATGGCGTCATCGGAACGATCAGTCTCCTGGCTGAAACTCAATTAACAGCTGAACAACAAGAGTATGTAGAAACCATACGATTGAGCGGAGATGCATTGTTAAATGTCATAAACGATATTCTTGATTTATCGAAAATCGAATCGAATGAAATCGAATTGGAAGAACATCCGTTCCGCATCGAAACTTGTATCGAGGAAACCTTCGACCTCTTTGCCGTTCAAGCAGATCAAAAAAACATTGACCTTGTCTATTGGATTGATGATAAAGTGCCGCAGGTGGTGATGGTAGATGCCACACGTTTACGACAGGTACTCGTGAATCTTGTCAGTAATGCTATCAAATTTACTGACCACGGCGAAATACATATCATCGTATCGAAAGCATCTGAGAAAAACGGCAAATTTGAACTTCTATTTTCTGTACGAGATACGGGCATTGGTATCCCTTCCGATCGAATTCATAAACTATTCAAACCGTTTTCGCAAGTCGATACGTCTTCCACGAGAAGATATGGCGGATCGGGTCTTGGACTTGCTATTTGTGCACGAGCTGTCGCCTTGCTCGATGGACATATCTGGGTTGAAAGTAATTCCGCAGAAGGGAGCACATTCAAATTTACGATTACTGTCTCTGAGCTTCTTATTGATTTTCAGGGACAGAATTTGTGTCCACCTTTGATCAATAAAACAATGAAAGCGTTAGTGATTGATGATAATAAGACATGCCGTCAAATAATAGAGAACTTATTGGTGGATTGGGGACTCATTGTACGTTCTGCCGCAACGGCAGAAGAATCTCTTGCTTTCATGAAAGATAATGAGCCGTTTGATGTCGTGGTAGCAGAGCAAGCACCGACCGATTATAGCGGGAAGCTTGTAAAAGAAAAAATACGAAAAGCAAACGGGAAGCCAGATGTTGCGTTCATTATTGTAGCTATTCGATCGAAACGCGACCAAATCGTCAGGACGAATAATGAAATTCTTCAGGTCGTTCTAAAACCCGTTCGGCATCGCGTATTGTACGATTCACTTGCTGTCTCCTTGAAACAATTAAAGGGTGTGCCATTGTCATCATCTTCTGTTAGTATATCGCCAGAGAAGCGCCTTACTCTGCCGCCAATGAATATCTTGATCGCGGAAGACAATGCGATTAACCAAAAACTCATTGTACGTGTTTTGAAGATTCTTGGTGAGGAAGTAGATATCGCAAATAATGGATTGGAAGCATTGAATGCAGTACATAAGAAAAAATACGATATTGTATTAATGGATATCCAAATGCCTGAGATGGATGGTTATGATGCTGCGCAGCGTATTCGCACCGAGGTATCCAAGGATCATCAGCCGATTATCATTGCAATGACGGCGAATGCTTTGCAGGGCGATCGCGAAAAATGCCTGGAAGTCGGAATGAACGACTATATGAGCAAACCAATAATGATCGATGAAGTCAGACGCATTATTAAGAAATGGTACGAAACAATTCACGGTACATTCTAA
- a CDS encoding Hpt domain-containing protein → MPTTDTTFLNPLLTRLQELEQETDREFVIELIDIYLNETPKQIQAINAALTAQIFPALMIAAHTLKGSSLNLGAKQLGARCLKLEELGRAGKSIPENTSTAEIEEEYENVKTMLLAYKQK, encoded by the coding sequence ATGCCAACGACAGACACAACATTTTTGAATCCCCTTCTTACACGGCTGCAGGAATTAGAACAGGAAACAGATCGCGAATTTGTTATCGAATTGATCGATATTTATCTCAATGAGACACCGAAACAAATTCAAGCAATAAATGCAGCGTTGACGGCACAGATCTTTCCTGCATTGATGATTGCCGCGCACACGCTCAAAGGAAGCAGTTTGAATCTTGGTGCCAAACAACTTGGCGCACGTTGTCTGAAATTAGAAGAATTAGGACGCGCGGGCAAGTCGATCCCAGAAAACACAAGCACTGCGGAAATAGAAGAAGAATATGAGAATGTCAAAACAATGCTGCTTGCTTATAAACAAAAATGA